From the Misgurnus anguillicaudatus chromosome 17, ASM2758022v2, whole genome shotgun sequence genome, one window contains:
- the jam2b gene encoding junctional adhesion molecule 2b yields the protein MDATRTELTLMKTFKMCRNNFISIELEHKPLTLHSASIEVSSCGSLIASDDRFLYMYILVHVDDCRYFRSEHLCCARAGFRRDRAPIFKNFERFISLHELLVQADSLRMTLTQRLTLPALLMLINFLISACVTVTTRKPKVEVHENTNVVLFCEFRTERETNPRVEWKKRGRDVSYVYFDGEFTDSFKGRASIEGATVTLRGVTQKDSGVYQCEVSARHDEIKLGEVIVTLSVIVPPHAPSCDVPETVMRGSSAELRCKDKSSVSATSYSWYKDNKPLSTADLPEINYSLDPKTGTLKFKSVSKSDEGQYRCETSSGVGASKSCPGQHMKITEFELNLTLVIAVGLGVFFLLLSCSLGICLCCRHECCYSCHRKSTGGAKQKAKTNDNHPTDPKYYRHTQSFVL from the exons ATGGACGCAACACGGACCGAACTAACTCTAATGAAGACATTTAAAATGTGCAGAAACAACTTTATTTCTATAGAGCTGGAACATAAACCACTAACATTACATTCAGCCTCAATTGAAGTTTCATCCTGTGGCTCATTAATAGCATCAGACGACAGGTTCCTTTACATGTATATTTTGGTTCATGTGGATGACTGCAGGTATTTCCGCTCAGAGCATCTGTGTTGTGCCCGCGCAGGGTTCCGACGGGATCGCGCACCCATCTTCAAAAACTTCGAAAGGTTCATCAGTCTCCATGAGCTTTTGGTTCAGGCAGACAGCCTAAGGATGACTCTAACACAGAGATTAACTTTACCTGCTCTTCTCATGCTGATCAACT TTCTTATTTCAGCTTGTGTTACTGTGACAACCAGAAAGCCAAAAGTGGAGGTGCATGAAAACACAA ATGTTGTACTGTTCTGTGAGTTCAGGACAGAGAGAGAAACCAACCCTCGTGTTGAATGGAAGAAGAGGGGCAGAGATGTATCGTATGTTTATTTTGATGGTGAATTTACAG ATTCCTTTAAGGGCCGTGCATCCATTGAGGGGGCAACAGTGACCCTTCGTGGTGTTACACAGAAAGACTCAGGAGTGTATCAGTGTGAAGTCTCAGCCCGCCATGACGAAATCAAGTTGGGGGAGGTCATTGTCACTCTTAGTGTGATTG TGCCACCACATGCTCCATCATGTGATGTCCCAGAGACGGTCATGAGGGGTTCTTCTGCTGAGCTGCGCTGCAAAGACAAATCAAGTGTTTCTGCCACTTCCTACAGCTGGTATAAAGACAACAAACCATTAAGTACAGCTGATCTCCCTGAAATCAACTACAGCCTGGACCCCAAAACAGGGACTCTG AAATTCAAGAGTGTGTCAAAATCTGATGAGGGACAGTATCGATGTGAAACCTCCAGTGGGGTGGGGGCATCCAAAAGCTGTCCAGGTCAACATATGAAGATAACAGAAT TTGAGCTGAACCTGACATTAGTTATAGCTGTAGGACTAGGAgtcttcttcctcctcctctcATGCAGTCTTGGCATCTGTCTGTGCTGCAGACATGAATGCTGTTATAGCTGTCATCGCA AGAGTACAGGAGGAGCAAAGCAAAA AGCTAAGACCAACGACAACCATCCAACAGAC CCCAAATATTACAGACACACGCAGTCTTTTGTGCTTTGA